The following is a genomic window from Microcoleus sp. FACHB-672.
TTCAAATTGTTCCTACCAAAAGGCATAACCTGCGCTCAAAGCGAAAGTATAAAAATCTTTTTTCCAGCCCTCCCCTATTTTAAAGTAGTAAGCCACTCGAAGACTTTTTGTAAAACCTAAGCTTGAATGGATAATAGCTGCCTAATGTTCTCTATTTGCTGTTGAGCATCTGTGAAGCTAGCATCAAAAGATAGCGCAAGCTCAAACGCAGCTATCGCTTGCTGAAAATGTCCTAACTCCAGGTATGCTCTTCCCATCTCAAACGCTGGATCGGTCGTAATAAAACTCCGTTCAAAAGGCTCCCCTTTGTAGTAGCTATCTTCTTTACCCATTTGCAGGCAGTTGTCAAAATATGTCACAGCACCTAAAGGAAATCCTAAAGCAATGAGCGTGATTCCTGCAATATAATTGATTGGCGGGTAATTTGGGCACCATTCGAGACCTCGCTGGCAAAGCAACCGAGCTGTTTCATAATCTTGCTGTAGCAAACATTGCGCTGCCAAAGTAAAAACTAACGAAGGGACAAAGCCAAAATCATCAGGAGGATTACTATTGAGCAAGTGAGGCAGCAGATTGTCAAAAGCTTGGGCGTAGCATTCATGGGCTTTTTCTCTTTGCCCGGTTCTATCATACATTCCAGCAAGGCAGTACAAAAGCATGAGGCTAAGCCCCTTTTCCTGTCGGGCACGTTCCAAAATAGGAAGGTTCCGATTAAGCGTTTTTAAATCTGTGAGTTCTTGAGTATTGCCATAATGTAGCATTCTAAAATTTTCTAAATAACTGACTCGTTCTGCGCTTAAAGGTTGATCGTTATATCTTAATTGCTCGTGCAATACGCCACTATAACTCAACTCTGGAAGGTTGCGAAATAATCTGACATGGTACAAAGGGGCCATGCTTTCATCGTTCGCTTCAGTTCGGATGATAGAGTAGGCAAAAATTTCAGGATGAGAAGAAAGTTGAACCCAAAAACTCTCTGAGTTGATGACTAATTCTTCATCAGCATCCACAACTAATATCCAGTCACCAGAAACCAGCGAGAGCGAGTAATTGCGGGCCGCAGAAAAATCATCACACCAATTGAAGTAACCAATTTTAGCTCCATAGCGGGCAGCGATTTCTAGGGTATTATCTTCCGAGCCGGTGTCTACAACAATAATCTCATCGACATACGGTTGAGCACTGGCTAAACAACGCGGTAAATTTTGGCTTTCATTTTTGACAATCATGCAAAGAGACAGCAAAGGTTTTTCTGTTGATTGCAGGTCGTTCATTTTACTACACCAAATAACACTGGCTACCTCGAAATTTTAATTGACAGTCTGAGAATCTGTTAAAATCTTTGCAGACCTAAGTAATTGATTCAGCATTTGTAACACTTTATCCTAAAAAGCAAGAAAGGCACACTCATGAGTGTACCTTTACAACCGGCAATCCTTACAAATTGCTTTCAATCATTTGCCGATATTGGCTTTTTTGCTTAACGCCTTTCATTTCTGCCAGCAATTCTTTGTTCTTGAAAAACTGAATGGTTGGCGTGCCGGTGACACCGGCATTTTGAGCAATATCTTGATCGGCTTCGATGTCAATTTCAACATAGTGCATCTTGCCATCGAACTCATCCACAACCTTATGTAAAATAGGCTTGAGTGTGTGACAAGGGCCGCAGGTGGGTGAGGCATACTTCACCATAATCAAGCGATTACTGTCATGGAACAGCTTCCGCAAAGCAAAACCACCGGCATGGTGCGTTACCTCTGGATCGAATGTGTCTGCTGTATCAGCCTGTTTTTCATTCGTTGGTTCAGCCGGCTTTCCAGATTCTTCTGCTTGTTTAAACTCCTGCGCCAAACCGTGTAGTGAGAGCCAGCGTTCTGCTAACATTGCCCCCATACAGCCGCTGCCGGCAGCAGTGATCGCCTGTCGAAATTCATGATCTTGCACGTCACCAACCGCATAAACCCCTTCAACACTGGTTTCTACCGAACCGTGCTTGGTGACAACATAACCGATCTCATCAAGTTCTAACTGACCCTTGAAAATTTGCGTATTCGGGGTGTGACCGATGGCGTAAAATAAACCCTTCACCGGCAGATCGCTTTCTTCGCCAGTTTCGGTATTTTTAAGTCTCACTCCGTTCATGTGGCCGCCATCCGTACCTAGAACATCAACGGCTACTGTGTTCCAGTAAACGGTAATTTTAGGATTGCTTAAAACGCGGTCTTGCATGGCTTTAGAAGCCCGCATTTTATCTGAACGCACCAGCAGATGAACGTGAGTTCCATACTTTGTGAGATAAATGGATTCTTCCGCTGCGGTGTCGCCGGCACCAATAACTGCCAAATCAACGCCTTTAAAAATTGGCGTAGCACCATCACAAATCGCACAAGCTGAGATGCCGTTACTCCAAAACGCGCGCTCATTGGGCAATCCTAAGCGTTTCGCCGTCGCGCCGGTGGCGATTACAATGGTATGAGCTTTGACTTCCCGTTCCTCAGAACGCACCGTAAATGGACGCTGGCTCAAGTCAACAGAGATCACATCTTCGGTGTATAACTCAGCACCCCACCGTTGCGCCTGCGCTTTCATCCGATCCATTAATGCAGGGCCGGTGATGCCTTCTGGAAAGCCGGGAAAGTTCTCAACTTCCGTCGTCGTCATTAGTTGACCACCAGGGATGCCACCCATTTGATAGCCTTCAAAGACGACCGGCTTTAGGTTGGCACGACCGGCATAAATAGCTGCTGTGTAGCCGGCGGGTCCCGAGCCAATAATCACCAAATTTTCTACAGTTGGGTTTGTCATAGGGCTTACTACAAACTCATAACGACTTCGTTTAACTGTATTATA
Proteins encoded in this region:
- a CDS encoding glycosyltransferase, with the translated sequence MNDLQSTEKPLLSLCMIVKNESQNLPRCLASAQPYVDEIIVVDTGSEDNTLEIAARYGAKIGYFNWCDDFSAARNYSLSLVSGDWILVVDADEELVINSESFWVQLSSHPEIFAYSIIRTEANDESMAPLYHVRLFRNLPELSYSGVLHEQLRYNDQPLSAERVSYLENFRMLHYGNTQELTDLKTLNRNLPILERARQEKGLSLMLLYCLAGMYDRTGQREKAHECYAQAFDNLLPHLLNSNPPDDFGFVPSLVFTLAAQCLLQQDYETARLLCQRGLEWCPNYPPINYIAGITLIALGFPLGAVTYFDNCLQMGKEDSYYKGEPFERSFITTDPAFEMGRAYLELGHFQQAIAAFELALSFDASFTDAQQQIENIRQLLSIQA
- the trxB gene encoding thioredoxin-disulfide reductase, producing MTNPTVENLVIIGSGPAGYTAAIYAGRANLKPVVFEGYQMGGIPGGQLMTTTEVENFPGFPEGITGPALMDRMKAQAQRWGAELYTEDVISVDLSQRPFTVRSEEREVKAHTIVIATGATAKRLGLPNERAFWSNGISACAICDGATPIFKGVDLAVIGAGDTAAEESIYLTKYGTHVHLLVRSDKMRASKAMQDRVLSNPKITVYWNTVAVDVLGTDGGHMNGVRLKNTETGEESDLPVKGLFYAIGHTPNTQIFKGQLELDEIGYVVTKHGSVETSVEGVYAVGDVQDHEFRQAITAAGSGCMGAMLAERWLSLHGLAQEFKQAEESGKPAEPTNEKQADTADTFDPEVTHHAGGFALRKLFHDSNRLIMVKYASPTCGPCHTLKPILHKVVDEFDGKMHYVEIDIEADQDIAQNAGVTGTPTIQFFKNKELLAEMKGVKQKSQYRQMIESNL